A window of Chitinophaga sp. MM2321 contains these coding sequences:
- a CDS encoding glycosyltransferase, translated as MEKILFFFTESFPYGKGESFIENEIEFLCGNFQKVIIVPSQQSETTNNIRTIPQNAVVFPLGFVPKYKLLLLLPRNLFIISRAFFFDFFSEEKKNFKKIKLFRKGLHAILWGLYMNSKLDQAFKSISGKYYSYWMNNGALALTLRRMKNPDIEFVFRTHRYDLYQERSKYGLIPFQQLNCYFAKYILPVSQNGQNYLRNIKPQFSSKIISSYLGVPDRGINIIPEECKTNNFVIVSCSFMVPVKRIDLIIASLMLLEIDVTWIHLGGGPEMGKIKKLCQYLPTNISYKLLGDMSNWEIMNFYKENAVNLFIHLSASEGIPVAIMEAVSFGIPVLATDVGGVAELVSTETGILVNEDASPEKVASSLKIFLLSDRNTQAFRKRVRQFWENNFNAEKNYNNFISSYLLDQ; from the coding sequence ATGGAGAAAATTTTATTTTTTTTCACGGAATCATTCCCGTACGGCAAAGGTGAATCTTTTATAGAGAATGAAATAGAATTTCTTTGCGGGAATTTTCAAAAGGTAATAATTGTTCCATCTCAGCAATCTGAGACAACTAACAATATAAGAACTATACCACAAAATGCTGTAGTTTTTCCATTGGGATTTGTTCCCAAATATAAGCTACTACTACTTCTGCCACGAAATTTATTCATTATAAGCAGAGCCTTTTTTTTTGATTTTTTTTCCGAAGAAAAAAAGAATTTTAAAAAGATTAAGCTATTTAGAAAGGGGCTCCATGCTATTCTTTGGGGCCTATATATGAACTCAAAACTAGATCAGGCATTCAAGTCTATAAGTGGAAAATACTATTCATATTGGATGAACAACGGGGCGCTAGCATTGACACTTAGAAGAATGAAAAATCCTGATATAGAGTTTGTTTTTCGTACCCATAGATATGATTTGTACCAGGAGCGATCTAAATACGGTTTGATCCCATTTCAACAACTGAATTGTTACTTTGCTAAATACATTCTACCTGTTTCTCAAAATGGACAGAACTATTTAAGAAATATTAAGCCACAGTTCTCATCAAAAATTATTTCGAGTTATCTGGGAGTCCCAGATAGAGGAATTAACATAATACCTGAAGAATGCAAAACGAATAATTTTGTAATTGTATCATGCTCTTTTATGGTTCCAGTAAAGCGTATTGATCTGATAATAGCTTCCCTGATGCTTTTAGAAATAGATGTAACATGGATTCACTTAGGCGGAGGGCCAGAAATGGGGAAAATAAAGAAGTTGTGCCAATATCTACCAACTAATATTTCGTATAAGCTTTTAGGGGATATGAGTAATTGGGAAATAATGAATTTTTATAAAGAGAATGCAGTGAACTTATTTATTCATTTAAGTGCATCCGAGGGTATTCCTGTTGCCATCATGGAAGCAGTTAGTTTTGGTATACCTGTTCTTGCAACAGATGTCGGAGGTGTTGCGGAACTTGTGAGTACTGAAACAGGTATTCTTGTGAATGAGGATGCTTCACCTGAAAAAGTGGCTTCTAGTTTAAAGATATTTTTACTTTCTGATCGAAATACGCAGGCATTTAGGAAACGAGTTCGGCAGTTTTGGGAGAATAACTTTAACGCGGAGAAAAACTATAATAATTTTATTAGTTCGTACCTTCTTGATCAATAA
- a CDS encoding Gfo/Idh/MocA family oxidoreductase: MMVDPTQKIKFGVIGCGHIGKRHAEMISRNPEAELVALIDAKPKQELKLDGYNTPFFNSLEEFFAAGIDVDVINIATPNGFHATHALKSLEQKKHVVIEKPMALNKQDAEKVIYKALNVHKHVFAVMQNRYSPPSVWIKEMIGSGRLGKIYMVQLNCYWNRDDRYYKPESWHGKKDLDGGTLYTQFSHFIDIMYWLFGDIENINSRLNSFNHSHLTDFEDSGFVNFDFVNGGMGSINFSTSIWNSNLESSMTVIAENGSVKIGGQYMDKVEVCHVKDYVMPELAPTNPGNDYGAYKGSAQNHHYVIDNVIDVLKGRAAITTNALEGLKVVEIIERIYQSNV, encoded by the coding sequence ATGATGGTTGATCCTACTCAAAAAATAAAATTTGGAGTAATTGGTTGCGGACATATTGGTAAGCGTCATGCTGAAATGATAAGCAGGAATCCGGAAGCTGAACTGGTCGCATTGATAGATGCTAAGCCTAAACAGGAGCTGAAATTAGATGGATATAACACTCCTTTCTTTAACTCATTGGAGGAGTTTTTTGCTGCTGGAATCGATGTTGATGTCATCAATATTGCCACGCCAAACGGCTTTCACGCTACTCATGCACTTAAAAGCCTTGAACAAAAAAAACATGTAGTGATTGAAAAACCTATGGCATTGAATAAGCAGGATGCCGAAAAGGTAATATATAAAGCATTAAATGTACATAAGCATGTGTTCGCAGTGATGCAGAACCGTTATTCCCCACCTTCTGTTTGGATAAAGGAGATGATTGGATCTGGTCGGCTGGGTAAGATCTATATGGTTCAACTGAATTGTTACTGGAATCGGGATGATCGTTACTATAAGCCTGAGAGCTGGCATGGTAAGAAAGACCTTGACGGAGGAACTTTATATACGCAGTTCTCACACTTTATTGATATCATGTATTGGTTATTTGGAGATATAGAGAACATCAATTCAAGACTCAATTCTTTCAATCACAGTCATTTGACTGATTTTGAAGATAGTGGTTTCGTGAATTTTGATTTTGTTAATGGTGGAATGGGAAGTATTAACTTTTCGACCTCTATTTGGAACTCAAATCTGGAGAGCAGCATGACAGTCATCGCTGAGAATGGAAGTGTGAAAATTGGTGGGCAATATATGGATAAAGTGGAAGTCTGTCATGTAAAAGACTATGTAATGCCAGAGCTGGCACCCACTAACCCGGGTAATGACTATGGAGCTTATAAGGGATCTGCTCAAAACCATCATTATGTAATTGATAATGTAATTGATGTGCTTAAAGGAAGGGCAGCTATTACTACTAATGCGTTGGAGGGATTGAAGGTAGTAGAGATCATTGAAAGGATCTATCAGAGTAATGTTTGA
- a CDS encoding acyltransferase — translation MNYYAHPTAIVDDGCTIGEDTKIWHFSHIMTGSKLGQRCNIGQNVVISPEVVLGNNVKVQNNVSIYAGVTCGDDVFLGPSCVFTNVINPRSAVNRRGQYSKTHIGTGASIGANATIVCGHDIGEFAFIGAGTVITKDVPAYALMIGNPGKQTGWMSEYGHRLHFDENNHAVCQESGQVYVLENNNVKRIQ, via the coding sequence ATGAATTATTATGCACATCCAACTGCTATTGTTGATGACGGTTGTACAATAGGAGAAGACACTAAAATCTGGCATTTCTCCCATATTATGACAGGTAGCAAGTTGGGACAACGTTGTAATATTGGACAAAATGTTGTGATATCTCCTGAAGTAGTTTTGGGGAATAATGTAAAGGTTCAGAATAATGTATCTATATATGCAGGAGTTACCTGCGGTGATGATGTATTTCTGGGACCTTCCTGTGTATTTACAAATGTAATTAATCCACGTAGTGCTGTAAACAGAAGAGGACAATATTCCAAAACTCATATAGGAACCGGTGCTTCTATTGGTGCAAATGCTACGATTGTTTGCGGTCATGATATAGGAGAGTTTGCCTTTATCGGAGCCGGAACAGTAATTACTAAAGATGTTCCGGCGTATGCCTTGATGATTGGTAATCCTGGTAAACAAACCGGGTGGATGAGTGAATATGGTCACCGGCTACATTTTGACGAAAATAATCATGCTGTTTGCCAGGAAAGCGGGCAGGTATATGTTTTAGAGAATAATAATGTAAAAAGAATTCAATGA
- a CDS encoding DegT/DnrJ/EryC1/StrS family aminotransferase, which produces MEKIQMVDLKGQYIKIKSSIDDAIADCINSAAFINGPQVKQFADNLSAYLDVPYVIPCANGTDALQIAMMALELERGDEVIVPSFTYVATAEVIGLLGLVPVMVDVDPLSFNVTADIIKGAISSKTKAIVPVHLFGQCADMSSIMDLAREHGLYVIEDTAQALSADYSFPDGRIVKAGTIGDIGCTSFFPSKNLGCYGDGGALFTRDKELADKIRMIANHGQVKKYVHKYIGVNSRLDTLQAAILDVKLSHLDSYTTARQAGAAYYDEHLKTLKAISIPSHVSYSTHVFHQYTILVGDNKRDELKKYLESKGIPAMIYYPVPLNEQEAFMKIGRTAGGLPTTRELCSQVLSLPIHTEMLTQQQDYIIEHIKAFFK; this is translated from the coding sequence ATGGAAAAAATTCAGATGGTTGACCTGAAAGGGCAGTACATAAAAATTAAATCATCTATCGATGACGCCATCGCTGATTGTATAAATAGTGCTGCGTTTATAAACGGTCCGCAGGTAAAACAATTCGCTGATAACTTGTCGGCATACCTGGATGTTCCCTATGTAATACCTTGTGCCAATGGCACAGATGCTTTGCAGATTGCTATGATGGCGCTTGAGTTGGAACGGGGGGATGAGGTGATTGTACCTTCGTTTACATATGTAGCTACTGCTGAGGTGATTGGACTTTTGGGTTTGGTTCCAGTCATGGTGGACGTAGATCCTTTATCATTTAATGTTACGGCAGATATTATAAAAGGGGCAATTTCTTCTAAAACTAAGGCAATTGTACCGGTACATTTGTTTGGACAATGTGCTGATATGTCATCCATCATGGATCTTGCCAGGGAACATGGATTGTATGTAATAGAAGATACTGCACAAGCATTGAGTGCAGACTATTCTTTTCCCGATGGCCGCATTGTGAAAGCGGGTACTATTGGAGATATTGGGTGTACCTCTTTTTTCCCTTCAAAAAACCTTGGGTGCTATGGTGATGGAGGTGCACTATTTACAAGGGACAAGGAATTGGCTGATAAAATAAGGATGATTGCAAATCATGGGCAGGTAAAAAAATATGTTCATAAATATATAGGGGTTAATTCCAGGTTGGATACTTTGCAAGCAGCTATACTGGATGTAAAGCTTTCGCACCTGGATAGTTATACAACAGCCAGGCAAGCTGGAGCTGCATATTATGATGAACACCTCAAGACCTTGAAGGCCATTAGTATTCCCTCCCATGTATCTTACTCCACGCATGTTTTTCATCAGTACACAATACTGGTAGGGGATAATAAGCGTGATGAGTTGAAGAAGTATCTTGAAAGTAAAGGTATTCCCGCAATGATTTATTACCCGGTACCTTTGAATGAGCAGGAAGCGTTTATGAAAATTGGAAGAACGGCGGGGGGATTGCCAACTACGAGGGAATTGTGTAGCCAAGTACTTTCTCTTCCAATACATACAGAAATGTTAACGCAACAACAGGATTATATTATTGAGCATATAAAGGCTTTTTTTAAATAA
- a CDS encoding nucleotide sugar dehydrogenase → MKQYDKIAVIGLGYVGLPLAIEFGKKYNVLGFDINEARIHELSLGDDHTQEADLVELRALIANKSGGGETGLRFSNVQEELSAYNVFIVTVPTPIDQYKAPDLRPLLSASRMLGEVLKKGDIVIYESTVYPGCTEEDCVPVLEKYSGLQFNRDFHCGYSPERINPGDKVNTLTKIRKVTSGSTPEIADIVDELYKSIITAGTHKAANIKVAEASKAIENAQRDINISFVNELALIFDRIGIDTTDVIEAAGTKWNFLKYKPGLVGGHCIGVDPYYLAHKAEMMGYYPQVILSGRRVNDNMGMFVANKVVKLMIKKGHKIDGAKALILGVTFKENCPDIRNSRVIDIYKELCQFGINTDVYDMHANTAEVENEYGIKLVNSIASKYDAVILAVAHNEFINLDYTALKNGHDTILFDTKSVLDRSIVDARL, encoded by the coding sequence ATGAAACAATATGATAAAATAGCAGTTATAGGATTAGGATATGTGGGACTTCCGCTGGCTATTGAATTTGGTAAAAAATACAATGTTTTAGGTTTTGATATTAATGAAGCCCGTATTCATGAACTGAGCTTGGGAGATGATCATACCCAGGAAGCAGATCTCGTTGAACTAAGAGCACTAATAGCAAATAAAAGTGGGGGAGGTGAAACAGGGCTAAGGTTTTCGAATGTGCAAGAGGAATTAAGTGCTTACAATGTTTTTATCGTTACCGTTCCGACACCTATCGATCAATATAAAGCACCTGACCTGAGGCCTCTTTTAAGTGCCTCCAGAATGTTGGGAGAAGTGTTGAAGAAAGGGGATATCGTTATATACGAGTCTACTGTTTATCCCGGCTGTACAGAAGAAGATTGCGTACCTGTACTGGAGAAGTATTCCGGTCTTCAATTTAATCGCGATTTTCATTGCGGGTATTCTCCTGAAAGAATTAACCCGGGAGATAAGGTCAATACATTGACGAAGATACGGAAAGTAACATCAGGCTCCACTCCTGAAATAGCAGACATTGTAGATGAATTATATAAGAGTATTATTACAGCCGGAACACATAAAGCAGCTAACATTAAAGTGGCAGAAGCATCTAAAGCGATTGAGAATGCACAGCGGGATATTAATATCAGCTTCGTTAATGAGCTGGCATTGATCTTCGATCGTATAGGCATTGATACAACAGATGTAATAGAAGCGGCTGGAACCAAATGGAATTTTCTTAAGTATAAACCTGGCTTAGTAGGTGGACATTGTATAGGTGTAGACCCTTACTATCTTGCACATAAAGCGGAGATGATGGGATATTATCCGCAGGTTATTCTCTCTGGAAGAAGGGTGAATGACAATATGGGGATGTTTGTTGCCAATAAAGTAGTGAAGCTGATGATTAAGAAAGGCCATAAGATTGATGGTGCCAAAGCCTTGATTCTGGGCGTTACCTTTAAAGAGAATTGTCCGGATATACGCAATTCACGTGTGATTGACATTTATAAAGAGTTATGCCAGTTTGGTATAAATACAGATGTTTATGATATGCATGCTAATACTGCAGAGGTAGAAAATGAATATGGTATCAAATTGGTAAATAGTATTGCAAGTAAATATGATGCTGTAATATTAGCAGTAGCGCATAATGAATTTATTAACCTTGATTACACCGCACTTAAAAACGGTCATGATACTATTCTTTTTGATACGAAATCAGTATTAGACCGTAGCATTGTAGATGCGAGACTTTAA
- a CDS encoding Wzz/FepE/Etk N-terminal domain-containing protein: protein MEQSGKSSKTNSEGDEISLKELILKLQEWFRYLWRKKFWIIGVALICAGAGLWLALNSKPNYTAELTFVLEDNSSSPLSAYSGLASQLGLDLGNTGTSSLFAGDNIMEFLKTRLIVEKALLAPILYQDQKMTLVECYIEYNHLRKQWSKLDAPFNVQYPLDADRSTYSLNQDSILNIIQAKIVKQNLVIEKVDKKLSFISVHVLSPLGIFSKYFAEALVREAIDFYTNTKTKRTKENVDRLQTQADSLKLLLDRKTYSTAALQDLNANPAKQVASVNTELAMRDKLVLQTMYGEIVKNLELSKITMAREMPVIQIIDTPILPLEIKKLGKLKAIIIGAFLGGFITTLVLLLSRVYKEIMN from the coding sequence ATGGAACAATCGGGGAAATCATCCAAGACCAACAGCGAAGGCGATGAAATATCGCTTAAAGAGTTGATTCTCAAGTTGCAGGAATGGTTCAGATACTTATGGCGAAAGAAATTCTGGATCATTGGGGTCGCTCTTATTTGCGCAGGAGCAGGGTTGTGGCTTGCATTGAATTCGAAACCAAACTATACTGCAGAACTCACTTTTGTATTGGAAGATAATTCCAGCAGTCCTTTAAGTGCATATTCAGGCCTGGCCAGCCAGTTGGGATTAGATTTAGGGAATACCGGTACAAGTAGTTTATTTGCCGGAGACAATATTATGGAGTTTCTAAAAACGCGACTTATTGTAGAGAAGGCTTTATTAGCTCCTATCCTTTACCAAGATCAAAAAATGACATTAGTGGAATGTTATATTGAATACAATCACCTGAGAAAGCAATGGAGTAAACTTGATGCTCCTTTTAATGTCCAATACCCTCTTGATGCTGATAGAAGTACCTACTCGCTTAACCAGGATAGTATTTTAAACATTATACAGGCAAAAATAGTTAAACAAAATCTGGTAATTGAAAAAGTGGATAAAAAGCTGAGCTTTATTTCAGTCCACGTACTTTCACCATTGGGAATTTTTTCAAAGTATTTCGCTGAAGCATTGGTCAGAGAGGCTATCGATTTTTATACCAATACCAAGACAAAACGAACCAAAGAAAATGTAGATAGGTTGCAAACGCAGGCGGATTCCTTGAAGTTGTTACTTGATCGTAAAACATATTCAACTGCGGCATTACAGGATTTGAATGCGAATCCTGCAAAACAGGTGGCTAGTGTTAATACGGAGCTTGCCATGCGTGATAAATTAGTGCTGCAAACCATGTATGGTGAGATAGTAAAGAACCTGGAGCTTAGCAAAATAACAATGGCACGTGAAATGCCCGTAATACAGATTATTGATACTCCTATACTTCCCTTGGAAATTAAAAAATTAGGAAAGCTAAAGGCTATCATAATCGGTGCTTTCCTAGGCGGTTTTATAACTACATTAGTATTGCTGCTATCCAGAGTTTATAAAGAAATCATGAATTGA
- a CDS encoding SLBB domain-containing protein gives MFKKLLLIQLFLFISFCVVAQVPAVIPGQQKEVNVDNLPDDQIRKIVAEMKQNNLGMSDIDTYAAQRGIPQSEADKLKARIQQLGLDKILEKKKNEDTSQQSSQYPGRQLNSTDTSTVDLFRQNAPPEDTKRKKIFGADLFSNKNLTFEPNLRMPTPPNYRLAADDQVMIDVYGYAEVQHNLTVTSEGYIRIPNLGPVYVNGLTMEEAKNRITKQLSTIYSTINSGKTFVQVSLGNIRSIRVLLIGEIQQPGTYTLPSLASVVNALYVSGGPDENGSFRNIQVIRNGQVVTTFDLYDFITKGDLTNNIVLQDQDIVKVNPYKTRVELKGEVKRPAIFEAKDNETLQTILDFAGGYTDASYKENITAYRVNNKEREVVNVPASEIASFKLKSGDQFFVDSILNRFSNRVTISGAVFHPGDYGIEPNMSVTDLIKKADGVREEASLNRGIIRRLQDDFTPAIISFNVQDVVSGKTLIPLKKEDSVIVFSKLDLRQTYQVTIAGEVNKPGPFPYADSMHLEDLVLLAGGLRDAASLKHVEISRRIRKGDDKGTDSATAIIKQFDINADLSSIADARVTLEPFDEVVIRKSPAYSEQTNINIDGEVLYPGQYAILSKRERISDLIKRSGGLRPEAFPEGAVLLRKTYINSADSALLTNKLDLFYNKLEDSTSITSVKRMVERKYQLLGINLDDIMKKPGSKYDILLEEGDVLKVPKKLQTVQMFGDVYFPKKIRYDEGYSFKDYIRGAGGFTSSAMKRRSYVVYANGEVKSTRKVFFFNKYPKVKPGAEVYVPAKKEKKGLSGQEIVGLSSGIASIALIIVTILTRVK, from the coding sequence ATGTTCAAAAAGTTATTGCTAATCCAGCTGTTCCTCTTTATTAGTTTTTGTGTGGTTGCCCAGGTACCTGCTGTGATACCCGGTCAGCAGAAGGAGGTGAACGTAGATAACTTACCAGATGATCAGATACGGAAGATTGTGGCAGAGATGAAGCAGAATAATCTGGGTATGTCGGATATTGATACTTATGCGGCGCAGAGAGGGATTCCACAAAGTGAGGCTGATAAGTTGAAGGCCCGTATACAACAGTTGGGGCTAGATAAGATACTGGAGAAAAAGAAAAATGAGGATACTTCACAGCAGAGTTCACAATATCCGGGGCGTCAGCTTAACAGTACGGATACCAGCACAGTAGACCTTTTCAGACAGAATGCTCCTCCGGAAGATACTAAAAGAAAGAAAATATTCGGCGCCGACTTATTCAGCAATAAGAACCTGACTTTTGAACCAAACCTGCGGATGCCAACTCCTCCAAATTACAGGCTGGCGGCTGATGATCAGGTAATGATCGATGTATATGGTTATGCGGAAGTACAGCATAATCTCACCGTAACCTCTGAAGGATATATCCGCATCCCGAACCTGGGCCCTGTGTATGTAAACGGGTTGACGATGGAGGAGGCGAAAAACAGGATTACCAAACAATTATCGACTATCTACTCTACTATTAACTCCGGTAAAACTTTTGTGCAGGTTTCTTTGGGTAATATCCGTAGCATACGTGTTTTGCTGATCGGGGAAATCCAACAACCTGGTACATATACCTTGCCTTCCCTGGCCTCTGTTGTGAATGCATTATACGTATCCGGCGGTCCGGATGAAAATGGGTCCTTCCGTAACATCCAGGTAATACGTAACGGGCAAGTGGTTACCACATTTGATTTGTATGATTTTATAACAAAAGGAGATCTTACCAATAACATCGTTTTACAGGACCAGGATATCGTAAAGGTAAACCCATATAAAACAAGGGTAGAACTCAAAGGAGAGGTGAAAAGACCTGCTATATTCGAAGCTAAGGACAACGAGACGTTGCAGACAATACTGGATTTTGCAGGCGGCTATACGGATGCGTCCTATAAAGAAAATATTACTGCTTATCGCGTCAATAATAAAGAAAGGGAAGTTGTTAATGTACCTGCAAGTGAGATTGCTTCTTTCAAGTTAAAATCGGGCGATCAGTTTTTTGTTGATTCGATCTTGAATCGTTTCAGCAATCGTGTGACGATCAGCGGGGCTGTTTTTCACCCCGGCGATTATGGGATAGAACCCAATATGAGTGTAACGGATCTGATTAAAAAAGCAGATGGTGTAAGAGAAGAGGCTTCCTTGAACCGCGGTATTATCCGCAGGTTACAGGATGATTTTACGCCGGCTATCATTAGCTTTAATGTGCAGGATGTAGTAAGTGGGAAAACATTGATTCCATTAAAGAAGGAAGATAGCGTTATCGTATTTTCCAAGCTGGATCTGCGGCAAACCTACCAGGTAACGATAGCTGGTGAAGTAAACAAACCAGGACCTTTCCCTTATGCAGATAGTATGCACCTGGAAGACCTGGTTTTATTGGCAGGTGGCCTGAGAGACGCAGCTTCGCTTAAACATGTAGAGATTTCAAGAAGGATCAGGAAAGGTGATGATAAAGGAACGGATAGTGCCACAGCGATTATCAAGCAATTTGATATTAATGCTGATCTGAGCAGTATCGCAGATGCAAGGGTAACGCTTGAACCATTTGATGAAGTAGTGATCCGTAAATCTCCGGCCTACAGTGAGCAGACCAACATCAACATTGATGGAGAAGTACTTTATCCCGGACAGTATGCTATTTTAAGTAAGCGGGAGCGGATTTCTGATCTCATCAAAAGATCAGGCGGCCTAAGGCCGGAAGCTTTCCCCGAAGGTGCTGTATTGCTTCGTAAAACTTATATCAACAGTGCCGATAGTGCATTACTGACAAACAAGCTTGATCTGTTTTATAATAAGCTGGAAGATAGTACAAGTATTACCAGTGTGAAGAGAATGGTAGAACGTAAGTATCAGTTACTGGGGATCAACCTGGATGATATTATGAAGAAACCCGGCTCCAAGTATGATATTTTACTGGAAGAAGGAGATGTGTTGAAAGTTCCTAAGAAATTGCAAACGGTGCAGATGTTTGGAGATGTTTATTTCCCTAAGAAGATTCGTTATGACGAAGGGTATAGTTTCAAGGATTATATAAGAGGAGCAGGTGGATTCACATCTTCTGCAATGAAGAGAAGGAGTTATGTTGTGTATGCTAATGGAGAAGTGAAGAGTACGCGTAAAGTATTTTTCTTTAATAAGTATCCGAAAGTGAAGCCTGGGGCGGAAGTGTATGTGCCAGCTAAGAAGGAGAAGAAGGGGCTGTCTGGTCAGGAAATAGTTGGATTAAGCTCTGGTATTGCATCTATTGCGCTGATAATAGTAACAATACTTACGCGGGTAAAATAA
- a CDS encoding RNA polymerase sigma factor, producing MSSIEFNTLLIGNADFLKPFAFTLTKDGEQAKDLYQETLFRALSNREKYMEGTNIRAWLFTIMRNIFINHYRKKVKTRMIAEPIVSEFFMNYQLTPTSNKADTNLHMKDIHVAVYHLPKIFKQPFLLYYEGYKYFEIADILREPLGTIKSRIHFARKILKTQVPRH from the coding sequence ATGTCATCTATTGAATTTAACACCTTGCTTATCGGGAACGCTGACTTCCTGAAACCCTTTGCATTTACCCTCACCAAAGATGGGGAACAAGCAAAAGATCTTTACCAGGAAACCCTCTTCCGCGCCCTCTCCAACAGAGAAAAATACATGGAAGGCACTAACATCCGCGCCTGGCTCTTCACCATCATGCGCAACATCTTCATCAATCATTACCGCAAAAAAGTGAAAACCAGGATGATAGCAGAACCTATCGTCAGCGAATTTTTCATGAACTACCAACTCACCCCCACCAGCAACAAGGCAGACACCAACCTGCACATGAAAGACATTCACGTGGCGGTATACCATCTTCCAAAAATATTTAAACAACCATTTCTCCTCTACTATGAAGGATATAAATACTTCGAAATAGCCGATATCCTCCGGGAACCACTCGGCACCATCAAAAGCAGGATCCACTTCGCCCGGAAAATATTAAAAACACAAGTGCCAAGACATTAA
- a CDS encoding DUF5009 domain-containing protein yields the protein MTTPQRFLSLDVFRGLTVAAMILVNNPGSWEYVYAPLDHAKWHGCTPTDLVFPFFLFAVGNAMSFAMKKYEAAGNIVVLKKILTRTLLIFVIGLILNWFPFVKWGETGLTIKPLSHLRILGVLPRIALCYGAAALIIHFLKDKGAFLTAGIILFVYWFLLTALGTGDPYSLQGYAGTPLDKLILGENHMYTGEGVPFDPEGILSTLPAICNVIFGYLAGKFIQEQGKTYEMLARLMIVGCIMIFAALCWDLVFPINKKIWTSSYVLYTVGIALLLLSVLMHVIEFRGKTRWTTFFTVFGKNPLFIYILSGVVIKLYLLIKPVPGQNTYSWLYQHIFRPIGGNMVGSLLFALFHVCLFAAVGWWMDKKKIYVRV from the coding sequence GTGACCACTCCGCAACGCTTTCTTTCACTGGATGTATTCCGCGGCCTTACCGTTGCGGCCATGATACTCGTTAATAATCCCGGCAGCTGGGAATATGTATACGCACCACTGGATCACGCCAAATGGCACGGCTGCACACCCACCGACCTCGTATTCCCCTTCTTTCTCTTCGCCGTAGGCAACGCTATGAGCTTTGCCATGAAAAAATATGAAGCCGCCGGTAATATCGTTGTACTCAAAAAGATCCTCACCCGTACCTTACTCATCTTCGTAATAGGACTTATACTCAATTGGTTCCCCTTTGTAAAATGGGGCGAAACCGGGCTCACCATAAAACCACTCAGTCACCTCCGTATCCTGGGCGTACTACCACGCATTGCGCTTTGCTACGGCGCCGCCGCACTGATCATTCACTTCCTGAAAGACAAAGGTGCCTTCCTCACCGCTGGTATCATCCTCTTCGTATATTGGTTCCTGTTGACCGCCCTCGGCACTGGTGATCCATACAGCCTCCAGGGATATGCGGGTACGCCACTCGATAAGTTAATACTGGGCGAAAACCATATGTACACAGGAGAAGGCGTTCCCTTCGATCCGGAAGGCATCCTGAGCACCTTGCCCGCTATCTGTAACGTCATCTTTGGTTATCTCGCCGGCAAATTCATCCAGGAACAGGGGAAAACATACGAGATGCTGGCAAGACTGATGATAGTAGGCTGTATCATGATATTCGCGGCGCTGTGCTGGGACCTGGTATTCCCCATCAACAAAAAAATATGGACCAGCTCCTACGTACTGTATACTGTAGGCATTGCGCTGCTGCTCTTGTCCGTACTGATGCACGTCATCGAGTTTCGCGGCAAAACCAGGTGGACTACCTTCTTTACCGTATTCGGCAAAAACCCGCTGTTTATCTATATCCTCTCAGGTGTAGTGATAAAGTTATACCTGCTGATCAAACCAGTACCAGGACAAAATACCTATAGCTGGTTATACCAGCACATATTCCGCCCAATCGGCGGCAATATGGTCGGCTCCCTGCTGTTTGCCCTCTTTCATGTATGCCTCTTTGCGGCCGTAGGATGGTGGATGGATAAAAAGAAGATCTACGTGCGTGTATAG